A genomic window from Pirellulales bacterium includes:
- a CDS encoding peptidylprolyl isomerase, with translation MPAFRNAVVLLATLAIATNARCAEPADKTLAELRAEFEDAKIEFQKRLDALQKAKPDERRAKMLPYREQVDKIRTLAAALEKAGLAEYRRHPNQDRDLVEWMVVYLKDLINRDDYETAAEIATLLVKNEFDLRIQVVGGVTLPDGKHDTALTPRAGMAFFGANDFENARLYLERAQESGTLGMDDLRLQMAAPKGVITMDALAVKPREELEWAGRYRALWANEQKRRKVEDMADDLPIVRLSTSKGDITLQLFEIDAPNTTANFIKLVENKFYDGCEFQDVISGLGAQAGRQSASGISPDFTIPAETENPDHRVHFRGSVSMVTPDDSDASSEFRIAFLANRKLDDKNTVFGRVTEGFDVLAKLQRIDSAYPMPKNVVLDKIVTATVLRKRAHPYVPRRHEGGNGKVSDAAKDDRESP, from the coding sequence GTGCCTGCTTTCCGAAACGCCGTCGTACTATTGGCAACGCTCGCGATCGCGACCAACGCTCGCTGCGCCGAGCCTGCGGACAAGACGCTCGCTGAGCTGCGCGCCGAGTTTGAGGATGCGAAAATCGAATTTCAAAAGCGGCTCGACGCCCTGCAGAAGGCAAAGCCGGACGAGCGCCGCGCCAAGATGCTGCCCTATCGCGAGCAGGTCGACAAGATTCGGACTCTCGCGGCAGCGCTCGAAAAAGCCGGGCTCGCGGAGTACCGGCGCCACCCCAATCAGGATCGGGACCTCGTCGAGTGGATGGTGGTGTATTTGAAAGATTTGATCAATCGCGACGACTATGAAACCGCAGCGGAAATTGCCACCCTGCTTGTCAAAAATGAATTTGATTTAAGGATCCAGGTCGTCGGTGGTGTCACGTTGCCGGACGGCAAGCATGACACGGCGCTGACGCCCCGCGCGGGAATGGCATTCTTCGGCGCCAACGACTTTGAGAACGCCCGCCTCTATCTCGAGCGAGCCCAGGAGAGCGGCACGCTAGGCATGGATGACTTGCGGTTGCAAATGGCCGCGCCCAAGGGCGTCATTACGATGGACGCGTTAGCGGTAAAGCCCCGAGAGGAGCTCGAGTGGGCTGGCAGGTACAGAGCGTTGTGGGCCAACGAGCAGAAACGCCGCAAAGTCGAGGACATGGCGGACGATCTGCCGATCGTTCGGCTATCGACGAGCAAGGGAGACATCACTCTGCAATTGTTTGAAATTGACGCTCCAAACACCACGGCGAACTTTATCAAACTGGTGGAAAACAAATTCTACGACGGTTGCGAGTTTCAGGACGTCATCTCGGGGCTTGGCGCTCAGGCGGGACGGCAATCCGCCAGCGGCATATCGCCCGACTTCACAATCCCCGCAGAGACCGAAAACCCCGACCACCGCGTTCATTTCCGCGGCAGCGTCAGCATGGTAACCCCCGATGATTCCGACGCGTCGTCCGAGTTTCGTATTGCGTTCCTGGCGAACCGCAAGCTCGACGACAAGAACACGGTGTTCGGACGAGTGACCGAGGGATTCGACGTGCTTGCGAAGCTCCAACGTATCGACTCGGCGTATCCGATGCCGAAGAACGTAGTTCTCGACAAAATCGTTACGGCGACAGTCCTGCGAAAGCGTGCGCATCCCTATGTCCCCCGACGGCACGAAGGCGGCAACGGGAAAGTCAGCGATGCCGCAAAGGATGATCGCGAAAGTCCATAA
- the nadB gene encoding L-aspartate oxidase yields MPDPTARYLVPFHPKRVPHHFTDLLIIGGGLAGLRAALAADPRLSVLVITKDSIRQSNSNYAQGGIAGVLDPEDRFENHVADTLGAGGDLCDAGVVEMVVREAPDRIRELIAWGARFDEESGALALGREGGHSHDRIVHALGDATGREVMRAVIERVNSLPNLETWQNTHTLDLLTSEGSCRGALIWNESHGKTMVWAKQTILATGGAGQVYRETTNPEVATGDGHALAYRAGAELRDMEFMQFHPTVLYIAGSSRNLITEAMRGEGALLVDRNGVRFMPEYDDRAELAPRDIVSRAIVTQMEKTRHPNVYLDLSHLDPKRVRTRFPGIAAVCAEFGIDITRDPIPVRPGAHYMIGGVTVDHDGRTTLPGLWAAGEVTSTGLHGANRLASNSLLEGLVYGAHAGAEASRAAAAIDDDFRALPLANPAVPDPGEPLDLIDIRNSLKSLMWRDVGVRRERAGLAEAAEMIDRLCGYVLNRQFAEPSGWQLQNMLCVSRLMVQAALEREESRGVHLRTDFPKTDNKHWQRHISFTRK; encoded by the coding sequence ATGCCTGACCCTACCGCTCGTTACCTGGTCCCCTTCCATCCCAAGCGGGTGCCACACCATTTCACCGACTTGCTGATCATCGGCGGTGGGCTGGCCGGCTTACGCGCGGCACTCGCGGCCGATCCCCGCCTGAGCGTGCTCGTAATCACCAAGGACAGCATTCGCCAGTCGAACAGCAATTACGCGCAAGGCGGCATCGCCGGCGTCCTCGATCCCGAGGATCGCTTCGAAAATCACGTGGCCGACACGTTGGGTGCCGGCGGTGACTTGTGTGACGCAGGCGTGGTCGAAATGGTGGTCCGCGAGGCGCCGGACCGGATACGCGAGTTGATCGCCTGGGGCGCGCGTTTCGACGAAGAGTCAGGCGCACTCGCCCTAGGACGCGAAGGAGGGCACAGCCACGATCGCATCGTTCACGCGCTCGGAGACGCGACGGGACGCGAAGTGATGCGCGCCGTGATCGAACGCGTGAACAGCCTGCCAAATCTCGAGACCTGGCAGAATACCCACACGCTCGATCTGCTGACCAGCGAAGGTTCTTGCCGCGGCGCACTGATCTGGAACGAATCGCACGGCAAGACGATGGTGTGGGCCAAGCAGACCATCCTGGCCACCGGGGGCGCGGGGCAGGTCTATCGCGAAACCACAAACCCCGAGGTGGCCACCGGCGACGGTCACGCACTGGCCTATCGTGCGGGGGCCGAGCTGCGCGACATGGAATTTATGCAGTTCCACCCGACGGTGCTCTACATCGCCGGCAGCAGCCGCAACCTGATCACTGAAGCGATGCGGGGCGAAGGGGCTCTGCTCGTGGATCGCAACGGCGTGCGCTTCATGCCCGAGTACGACGATCGCGCCGAACTGGCGCCGCGCGACATTGTCAGCCGCGCGATCGTAACGCAGATGGAAAAGACCAGGCATCCAAACGTCTATCTCGACTTGTCGCATTTGGATCCCAAGCGGGTGCGGACGCGCTTTCCCGGCATTGCCGCGGTATGCGCCGAGTTCGGCATCGACATCACGCGCGATCCAATTCCTGTCCGGCCAGGGGCGCACTACATGATCGGCGGCGTGACCGTCGATCACGACGGCCGGACGACGCTGCCCGGGCTGTGGGCGGCGGGCGAGGTAACTTCGACCGGCCTGCACGGCGCGAATCGGCTGGCCTCGAACAGTCTGCTCGAAGGGCTAGTTTATGGCGCGCACGCGGGCGCGGAGGCGTCGCGCGCCGCGGCGGCCATCGACGACGATTTTCGGGCCCTGCCGCTCGCTAACCCTGCCGTGCCCGACCCAGGCGAGCCCTTGGACCTGATCGACATTCGCAACTCGCTGAAGAGCCTGATGTGGCGCGACGTCGGAGTACGGCGCGAGCGAGCCGGCCTGGCCGAAGCCGCGGAAATGATCGACCGCTTGTGCGGCTACGTGTTGAATCGGCAGTTCGCCGAACCATCGGGCTGGCAGTTGCAGAACATGCTGTGCGTATCGCGGCTCATGGTCCAGGCAGCACTCGAGCGCGAGGAAAGCCGGGGCGTACACCTGCGGACCGACTTCCCCAAGACCGACAACAAGCATTGGCAGCGTCACATCTCCTTCACCCGCAAATAG
- a CDS encoding ATP-binding cassette domain-containing protein, with the protein MSQSPANGQPGPAMIEALGLSKYYGDFAAVRDVSFKIHQGEVVAFLGPNGAGKSTTMKLLTGYLAPSAGSARIAGHDMGTDRLAGATRLGYLPENGPLYPDMTPRTLLEFFADARGLSGAHKRERIEAVVDLCALGSVIGKAIGKLSKGYRQRVGMAQVLLHEPDVLILDEPTAGLDPNQIREVRDTVRRLGEKKTILLSTHILQEVEAMASRVLFIDEGRLRYDGTPAALTSDGKPLDEHFHELTTSET; encoded by the coding sequence ATGAGTCAATCGCCCGCGAACGGGCAGCCGGGCCCGGCAATGATCGAGGCCCTAGGGCTGTCCAAGTACTACGGCGATTTCGCCGCTGTTCGGGACGTCAGCTTTAAGATTCACCAAGGGGAAGTCGTCGCATTTCTCGGACCTAACGGCGCCGGAAAGAGCACGACCATGAAGCTGCTCACCGGCTACCTGGCCCCTTCGGCCGGCTCGGCCCGCATCGCTGGGCATGACATGGGAACCGACCGGTTGGCCGGCGCCACCCGGCTGGGTTACCTGCCCGAGAACGGTCCGCTGTACCCCGACATGACACCGCGAACGCTGTTGGAATTTTTCGCCGACGCACGCGGTCTCTCTGGCGCTCACAAGCGCGAGCGGATCGAGGCCGTGGTCGATCTCTGTGCCCTCGGCTCGGTGATCGGCAAGGCCATCGGCAAGTTGTCCAAAGGATACCGCCAGCGCGTGGGCATGGCCCAGGTGCTGCTGCACGAGCCTGACGTTTTGATCCTGGACGAGCCGACGGCGGGGCTCGATCCGAACCAGATTCGCGAAGTGCGAGACACAGTCCGCCGCTTGGGCGAGAAAAAGACGATCCTGCTCTCGACGCACATTCTGCAAGAGGTCGAAGCGATGGCCAGCCGCGTGCTGTTCATCGACGAGGGACGGCTGCGTTACGACGGCACGCCCGCCGCCCTGACCAGCGACGGTAAGCCGCTCGACGAACATTTTCACGAGCTAACGACCAGCGAGACCTGA
- a CDS encoding Gldg family protein, translating to MNANVISAIFRRNFFSYFANPTGYVFICVYVLLSSFAAFWPNEFFNSNLANLDQLNKYLPFILLVFIPAITMSIWAEERRQGTDELLLTIPANDLDVVLGKYLAAVAIFTVALVFSLFCNFVVLARLGSPDLGLFVATYVGYWFVGLAMLSIGMVASFLTGNLTVGFVLGALFNAPLAFASSAEVIFPPDAALAVKSWSLSSQFRDFGRGVISLSSIAFFLLIVVAMLYLSILLIGRRHWQGGKDGSSLGGHYFVRAVSLILAAAGLVLIGQRFDRRVDISSEQLSSLSPKTRELIKDLDPKHPVQIDAYISPTVPESYVETRLNLLSALREFEAMDRSKVIVNIHDTEPLSENADRAEQEFGIGGRRVLSKARGAITEEEIYLGLACTSGLNKVVIPFMNRGIPAEYELARSICTVSQQKRKRIGVLTTDAKFFGGFDQQSFRPTPEEPLIEELKKQYEVVQVSADAPINETYDALLAVQPSSLGPDQMNNFIDVVRRGQATAIFEDPFPLLAHGVPATSAEKQPPGGMMGMGQQRPQPKGNIQPLWDLLGVDFSAAQVVWQDYNPFKKFLEFPKEFVFVDTGLGADRVFDQKNSITSGLQMVLFAFPGYVQKLNASPLEFEELVKTGTHTGTMAYDQIMMPAFFGSGGGLNPNRRPVNTGQEYTIAAWIHGKPNVAPQADSADPAAAKAPAINVVLVADIDPLFRDFFELRAQGNDPDRDGLNLNADDVTFVLNTLDNLAGDDRFIDIRKRRPQHRVLTRIEDRMDTARDASIQERKKFNDDYDQAIAKAQSALNDKVEELKKAGGDTKSMLQQVAMAQAAGQAKLERDTTELKKTRDKEIASIDKQLARQVSSVQNWYKFWAVVLPPIPPLLVGLAVFFNRRAKEREGVARSRLRT from the coding sequence ATGAACGCCAACGTCATTAGCGCCATCTTCCGGCGAAACTTCTTCAGCTACTTCGCCAACCCGACGGGTTACGTCTTTATTTGCGTGTACGTGCTGTTGAGCTCGTTCGCGGCCTTCTGGCCGAACGAGTTCTTCAACTCGAACCTCGCGAATCTGGACCAGTTGAACAAGTACTTGCCGTTCATCCTGCTGGTGTTTATCCCCGCCATCACGATGAGCATCTGGGCCGAAGAGCGGCGGCAAGGGACCGACGAGCTGCTGCTGACCATTCCGGCGAACGATCTGGACGTGGTGTTGGGCAAGTATCTGGCCGCGGTCGCCATCTTTACCGTGGCGCTTGTGTTTTCGCTGTTCTGCAATTTCGTCGTTCTGGCCCGGCTCGGTTCGCCGGACTTGGGCCTATTCGTGGCGACTTACGTCGGCTACTGGTTCGTCGGCCTGGCGATGCTGTCGATCGGCATGGTGGCCAGCTTCTTGACCGGCAACCTGACGGTGGGGTTCGTGCTGGGCGCGTTGTTCAACGCTCCCCTGGCATTCGCCTCGTCGGCCGAAGTGATCTTCCCGCCTGATGCGGCATTGGCGGTAAAGAGCTGGAGCCTGTCGAGCCAGTTCCGCGACTTCGGCCGGGGTGTCATCAGCCTGTCGAGCATCGCCTTTTTCCTGCTGATCGTCGTGGCGATGCTGTACCTCAGCATCCTGCTGATCGGCCGCCGGCATTGGCAGGGAGGAAAAGACGGTTCGTCCCTCGGTGGGCATTACTTCGTGCGGGCCGTGTCGTTGATCCTCGCCGCCGCCGGTCTGGTATTGATTGGCCAGCGTTTTGATCGCCGCGTAGATATCAGCAGCGAGCAATTGAGCAGCCTGTCGCCGAAGACCCGCGAATTGATCAAAGACCTCGATCCCAAGCACCCGGTGCAGATCGACGCATACATCAGCCCGACGGTCCCCGAGTCGTATGTTGAAACGCGTTTGAACTTGCTGTCAGCCTTGCGTGAGTTCGAGGCAATGGATCGCAGCAAGGTCATCGTCAACATCCACGACACCGAGCCGTTGAGCGAGAACGCGGATCGGGCCGAGCAGGAATTCGGCATCGGCGGTCGACGCGTGCTGTCCAAGGCTCGCGGCGCGATCACCGAGGAAGAGATTTATCTCGGCCTGGCCTGCACGTCGGGCTTGAACAAGGTCGTGATCCCGTTCATGAACCGCGGTATCCCGGCCGAGTACGAGTTGGCCCGCTCGATCTGCACCGTTAGCCAGCAGAAGCGCAAACGGATCGGCGTGCTGACGACCGACGCGAAGTTCTTTGGCGGCTTCGACCAGCAGTCGTTCCGCCCCACGCCCGAAGAACCGCTCATTGAGGAACTAAAGAAGCAATACGAAGTGGTCCAGGTCAGCGCCGACGCCCCGATCAACGAGACTTACGACGCCCTGTTGGCCGTGCAACCGTCGTCGCTCGGGCCCGATCAGATGAACAATTTCATCGACGTGGTGCGGCGCGGCCAGGCGACCGCGATTTTTGAAGATCCGTTTCCGCTGTTGGCCCACGGCGTGCCGGCCACCAGTGCCGAGAAGCAGCCCCCTGGCGGCATGATGGGCATGGGGCAGCAACGTCCGCAGCCCAAGGGAAATATCCAACCGCTATGGGATTTGCTGGGGGTCGATTTCTCGGCGGCGCAAGTCGTCTGGCAGGACTACAACCCCTTCAAGAAGTTTCTCGAGTTCCCCAAGGAATTCGTCTTCGTCGACACCGGTTTGGGCGCTGACCGGGTCTTCGATCAGAAGAATTCGATCACCTCAGGTTTGCAGATGGTGCTGTTCGCCTTCCCCGGCTACGTGCAGAAGCTGAACGCCTCGCCGCTGGAATTCGAAGAGCTGGTGAAGACCGGCACCCATACCGGCACGATGGCTTACGACCAGATCATGATGCCGGCATTCTTCGGGTCGGGCGGAGGCTTGAATCCGAATCGTCGTCCGGTGAACACCGGACAGGAATACACAATCGCTGCCTGGATTCATGGGAAGCCAAACGTGGCGCCGCAGGCCGATAGCGCCGATCCGGCAGCCGCCAAGGCGCCCGCGATCAACGTCGTGCTAGTCGCCGATATCGATCCCTTGTTCCGCGACTTTTTCGAGCTGCGAGCACAGGGCAACGATCCCGATCGCGATGGATTGAATCTGAACGCCGATGACGTGACGTTCGTGTTGAATACGCTCGACAATCTGGCGGGCGACGACCGATTCATCGACATTCGCAAGCGTCGTCCGCAACATCGCGTCCTGACCCGGATCGAAGATCGGATGGACACGGCCCGCGACGCCAGCATTCAAGAGCGGAAGAAGTTCAACGACGATTACGACCAGGCGATCGCCAAGGCGCAGTCGGCCCTGAACGACAAGGTCGAAGAGTTGAAGAAGGCCGGCGGCGACACCAAGTCGATGCTGCAGCAAGTGGCCATGGCGCAAGCCGCCGGTCAAGCGAAGCTGGAGCGCGACACCACCGAGTTGAAAAAGACGCGGGATAAGGAGATCGCCTCGATCGACAAGCAATTGGCCCGGCAAGTAAGCTCGGTGCAGAACTGGTACAAGTTCTGGGCCGTGGTGCTGCCGCCGATTCCGCCGCTGTTGGTCGGACTGGCGGTGTTCTTCAACCGCCGCGCGAAAGAACGCGAAGGCGTCGCCCGCAGCCGCCTGCGGACATAA
- a CDS encoding DUF4340 domain-containing protein: MSETNKTLSFVGAAAVLLLTAFMLRPSTGTSERQGDIGQEFFPEFKDPLTATSMEVVEYDEPTGGLRPFKVAQINGVWSIPSHEGYPADAKNQLEQAAVSVIGLKKLSMVSEAPGDQSTYGVVDPDAAKLQPGDSGVGKRVTLEDKGGNKLAQIIIGKKDPDQPDLHYVRVPGQDRIYRAKVKTDKLSTKFQNWIEEDLLKLNAFDVKQVVMDDHSVDELNREQPLVQRGLTIVDFDNKDSKWTLEKMEGMDPASGKWEEFTLKDDEELDAQKLNELKTALDDLKIVDVRHKPAGLSKDLKVGEELVADRATRQALQQRGFYLAPVQGGFALFSNEGEVRCGLNDGVEYILRFGEIAGQGSEDEDEADKPAEKKEGEADAEKEGDKPKDEKEKEKGVDRYIMVTAQFRPDLIPKPELQPLPEGAEDEPAAEKPAAEKPADSAAEAKPTEGTEAKPADEQPKAETPAAEPAKEAPAEAPKNESSRFAPGDENLLALADDAALTQLAQVTEEPPKQDEPANANAAPAEQPAEADAAEKKPAAPVDPDAAAEAEEKAQAAKRAEIKRIKEDNKRKEDEYNKKIADGEKRVKELNERFADWYYVISDGTYKKIHISREQLVKKKTDPAKPAGEGNNPIDFDALKGLQGLPK, from the coding sequence ATGAGCGAGACCAATAAAACATTGTCGTTCGTCGGGGCCGCGGCCGTGTTGCTGTTGACGGCCTTTATGCTGCGTCCTTCGACCGGCACGAGCGAGCGGCAAGGGGATATCGGCCAGGAATTCTTCCCGGAGTTCAAGGATCCGCTCACCGCGACGAGCATGGAAGTCGTGGAATACGACGAACCGACCGGCGGCTTGCGCCCTTTCAAGGTGGCGCAGATCAACGGCGTGTGGTCGATTCCTTCGCACGAAGGCTATCCGGCCGACGCCAAGAACCAGCTCGAACAAGCGGCCGTGTCCGTGATTGGTCTCAAGAAGCTGTCGATGGTCTCCGAAGCGCCGGGCGATCAATCCACCTATGGCGTCGTCGATCCTGACGCGGCCAAGCTACAGCCCGGTGACTCGGGCGTCGGCAAGCGTGTCACGCTGGAGGACAAAGGGGGCAACAAGCTCGCGCAGATCATCATTGGCAAGAAAGATCCCGACCAGCCCGACCTGCACTATGTGCGTGTGCCAGGGCAGGACCGCATCTATCGCGCCAAGGTAAAGACCGACAAGCTATCGACGAAGTTCCAGAACTGGATCGAGGAAGACCTGCTGAAGTTGAACGCCTTCGACGTCAAGCAGGTCGTGATGGATGACCACAGCGTCGACGAGTTGAATCGCGAGCAGCCGCTGGTACAGCGCGGACTGACGATCGTCGACTTTGACAACAAGGATTCGAAGTGGACGCTGGAAAAGATGGAGGGCATGGACCCCGCCAGCGGCAAATGGGAAGAATTCACGCTCAAGGATGACGAGGAACTGGACGCGCAGAAGCTAAACGAGTTGAAAACGGCGCTCGATGACCTGAAGATCGTCGACGTGCGGCACAAGCCGGCCGGTTTAAGCAAAGATCTGAAGGTGGGAGAAGAGCTGGTGGCCGACCGCGCCACGCGGCAGGCTCTGCAGCAGCGCGGGTTTTACCTGGCGCCGGTGCAGGGAGGCTTCGCCCTGTTTTCGAACGAAGGGGAAGTCCGTTGCGGCTTAAATGACGGCGTGGAATACATCCTGCGCTTCGGCGAGATCGCCGGACAAGGCTCGGAAGACGAGGACGAAGCCGACAAGCCCGCCGAGAAAAAAGAGGGCGAAGCCGACGCCGAGAAGGAAGGGGACAAGCCCAAGGACGAAAAGGAAAAAGAAAAGGGAGTCGATCGCTACATCATGGTCACGGCGCAATTCCGCCCAGACCTGATCCCCAAGCCCGAACTCCAGCCACTGCCCGAAGGAGCCGAAGACGAGCCTGCGGCCGAGAAACCGGCAGCAGAAAAGCCGGCCGATTCCGCCGCCGAGGCGAAGCCGACTGAAGGAACCGAGGCCAAGCCGGCCGACGAACAGCCCAAGGCCGAAACTCCGGCCGCCGAGCCCGCGAAAGAAGCACCGGCCGAGGCGCCGAAGAACGAATCGTCGCGCTTCGCGCCTGGCGATGAGAACTTGTTAGCTCTGGCCGATGATGCCGCATTAACTCAGTTGGCGCAAGTCACGGAAGAGCCGCCCAAGCAGGACGAACCGGCCAACGCGAATGCCGCCCCGGCCGAACAACCGGCCGAAGCCGACGCCGCTGAGAAGAAGCCGGCAGCGCCGGTCGATCCCGACGCCGCCGCCGAAGCCGAGGAAAAGGCGCAGGCCGCCAAGCGGGCCGAGATCAAGCGCATCAAGGAAGACAACAAGCGCAAGGAAGACGAGTACAACAAGAAAATCGCCGACGGCGAAAAACGCGTCAAGGAACTCAACGAGCGGTTCGCCGACTGGTACTACGTCATCTCGGACGGAACGTACAAGAAGATCCACATCAGCCGCGAACAATTGGTCAAGAAAAAGACCGACCCCGCCAAGCCCGCCGGCGAAGGCAACAACCCCATCGACTTCGACGCCCTCAAGGGCCTGCAAGGCCTACCGAAGTAG
- a CDS encoding aspartate aminotransferase family protein, giving the protein MTLNRRTSDDLSAEKSEGDSNLSRLRDQWQAQALDEPTRALLAEDAEYFLRQSLSTPCLNALQSCDGVWIEDTAGRRYMDFHGNNVHQVGFANPAVIEAIKAQLDDLAFCTRRYTNRVAVDLAKKLAEIAPGDLSKVLFCPGGTGAIGMALKLARVATGRHKVISMWDAFHGASLDCVSVGGEAVFRAGVGPLLPGCEHVPPADAYRCLWDCSARGGCDLKCEAYLEYVLEHERDVAAVIAEPVRSTPYIPPPAYWQAVRRACDRHGTLLIFDEICHGLGRTGRMFTCEHFDVVPDILVIGKGLGGGVMPLAAMIARPGLDVAADRALGHYTHEKSPVACAAALATIRYIEEHKLVEHARALGERTLAALRGLIPRHKLIGDVRGLGLLMGVELVKDRQTRERASDEAEAVMYRALSKGLSFKLTMGNILTLTPPLTITNEEMDQAVAILDECLSEVERAGE; this is encoded by the coding sequence ATGACTTTGAACCGCCGCACGAGTGACGATCTTTCGGCTGAGAAATCGGAAGGGGACAGCAATCTCTCCCGGTTGCGCGACCAGTGGCAGGCCCAGGCGTTGGACGAGCCGACGCGGGCCCTGCTGGCCGAGGATGCCGAGTATTTTCTGCGTCAGTCGCTGTCGACCCCGTGCCTGAACGCGCTGCAATCGTGCGACGGCGTATGGATTGAAGATACGGCTGGCCGGCGCTACATGGATTTTCATGGCAACAACGTCCACCAAGTGGGCTTTGCCAATCCCGCGGTGATCGAGGCCATCAAAGCGCAGCTCGACGACTTGGCGTTTTGCACGCGCCGCTACACGAATCGCGTGGCGGTTGATCTGGCGAAAAAGCTGGCCGAGATCGCGCCGGGGGACCTGTCGAAAGTGCTGTTCTGCCCGGGTGGCACCGGGGCGATCGGCATGGCGCTGAAGCTGGCGCGCGTGGCGACGGGCCGGCACAAGGTGATCTCGATGTGGGACGCCTTTCACGGCGCTTCGCTCGATTGCGTCAGCGTCGGCGGCGAGGCCGTGTTTCGCGCCGGAGTCGGTCCGCTGCTGCCTGGCTGCGAGCATGTGCCGCCTGCGGATGCTTACCGGTGTTTGTGGGATTGCTCGGCGCGTGGCGGCTGCGATCTGAAGTGCGAGGCGTACCTGGAATACGTGCTGGAGCACGAGCGGGATGTGGCCGCTGTGATTGCCGAGCCGGTGCGCAGCACGCCGTACATTCCGCCCCCCGCGTATTGGCAGGCGGTGCGCCGGGCATGCGATCGGCATGGCACGCTGTTGATCTTCGACGAGATCTGTCACGGTCTGGGGCGCACGGGCCGGATGTTCACCTGCGAGCATTTCGACGTGGTGCCAGACATTCTGGTCATCGGAAAGGGGCTGGGCGGCGGCGTGATGCCATTGGCGGCGATGATCGCGCGGCCGGGGCTGGATGTGGCGGCCGATCGGGCGCTAGGGCATTACACGCACGAAAAAAGCCCCGTGGCGTGCGCCGCGGCGCTGGCCACGATTCGCTACATCGAAGAGCACAAGCTGGTCGAGCACGCCCGAGCCCTGGGCGAGCGCACGCTGGCGGCGCTGCGCGGATTGATACCGCGACACAAACTGATCGGCGATGTGCGCGGACTGGGGCTGTTGATGGGGGTAGAGCTGGTGAAAGATCGCCAGACGCGCGAGCGCGCGAGCGACGAAGCCGAAGCCGTGATGTATCGAGCGCTGTCGAAGGGGCTCAGCTTCAAGCTGACGATGGGTAATATTCTGACGCTGACGCCACCGCTGACGATTACGAACGAGGAAATGGATCAGGCGGTCGCGATTCTGGATGAGTGCCTGAGCGAGGTCGAGCGGGCAGGGGAGTGA